In Mastacembelus armatus chromosome 4, fMasArm1.2, whole genome shotgun sequence, the following are encoded in one genomic region:
- the spata18 gene encoding mitochondria-eating protein, with product MADTLRRLTNTSSFSVLQDKLEIWHHDYHVLSCDQNLNRCCELIELTAKIQGQLFAILNLAAAEGGHYAGVDTLKTRLLPWLGTCFSMARPSVTDDTSLQLIQDSAEKDRRIRELSISHENDMQKLETQLCSTRLQMDSVKAELADAQKELDQTKSKSATTLLATEDEILQLKADLRSAHEEVEIYKRKLEDIDDYERQIHLLKDEVSYLSAEKAMLRERLVRSRSPSPLPRLSRSSSPIRSESPTRAQLTNSSRQARLISRFSDLYAVERLEAQTMLRRYIADLEMVQKIIFIAVVESFRTAKLAYRQFKLRVRKTLSPSHFGPESLEDAAVDYIVRNLDLYDVQASVNDVINAMNVNPRISFPPEVDFVLINSLIKEACRVSFAMQTLDPPLDLAFASDGELYNDSKYRRSYDSEFTAPLVMYHVWPALMEGNVVIVKGEAVTRRGALWSRSRSRSRSVSPVRSRSLSPTRSLAFNSNRSLSPERLTASHL from the exons ATGGCCGACACCTTAAGGAGACTGACCAATACCTCATCCTTTAGCGTCTTGCAGGACAAACTCGAGATCTGGCACCACGACTACCAT GTGCTTTCCTGTGACCAGAATCTGAATAGATGCTGTGAGCTGATTGAACTCACTGCCAAGATCCAAGGCCAGTTGTTTGCCATTCTTAACCTTGCAGCAGCTGAAG GCGGACACTATGCAGGAGTGGACACTCTAAAAACACGTCTGCTGCCATGGCTTGGAACCTGTTTCTCAATGGCAAGGCCATCGGTCACTGATGACACCAGTCTACAGCTCATCCAG GATTCAGCTGAAAAGGACAGGAGGATCAGGGAGCTCTCTATCTCCCATGAAAATGACATGCAGAAGCTGGAGACTCAGCTGTGCTCCACTCGACTGCAGATGGACTCCGTCAAAGCAGA ATTGGCTGATGCTCAGAAGGAACTGGATCAGACAAAGAGCAAATCAGCAACCACTCTGTTGGCCACAGAAGATGAAATATTACAATTAAAAGCAGA TTTGCGATCTGCACACGAGGAGGTGGAGATTTATaagaggaagctggaggatATTGATGATTATGAGCGTCAGATTCATTTACTGAAGGATGAAGTGTCCTACCTCAGTGCGGAGAAAGCCATGCTAAGGGAGAG GCTGGTGAGAAGTCGTTCTCCGAGCCCTTTGCCCAGGCTGAGCCGTTCTTCCAGCCCCATCAGGAGTGAGTCACCCACCAGAGCCCAGCTCACTAACTCCTCCCGCCAAGCCCGCCTCATATCTCGCTTTAGTGACCTGTATGCTGTGGAGCGCCTGGAGGCCCAAACGATGCTTCGGCGTTACATTGCTGATTTGGAGATGGTCCAGAAAATCATATTCATTGCTGTCGTG GAGTCCTTTAGGACTGCAAAACTGGCTTACCGTCAGTTCAAGTTGCGCGTGAGAAAGACCTTGTCCCCATCCCACTTTGGACCAGAAAGTCTAGAGGATGCAGCTGTGGACTACATCGTCAGAAATTTGGACCTCTACGATGTACAGGCCAGTGTCAAT GATGTGATCAATGCCATGAATGTGAACCCACGGATCTCTTTCCCACCAGAAGTAGACTTTGTCCTCATCAACTCTTTGATCAAAGAGGCATGCAGGGTGTCCTTTGCCATGCAGACTCTGGACCCCCCACTTGACTTGGCCTTTGCCAGTGATGGAGAACTTTACAATGACAGCAA GTATCGTCGTAGCTATGACTCGGAGTTCACTGCTCCTCTGGTGATGTACCACGTGTGGCCAGCCTTGATGGAAGGAAATGTTGTAATAGTGAAGGGCGAGGCCGTGACCAGAAGAGGCGCTCTG TGGAGTAGAAGCCGAAGCAGGAGCAGAAGTGTCAGCCCTGTGCGCTCTCGTTCGCTCAGTCCAACCCGCAGTCTC gcaTTTAACAGCAACAGAAGCCTGTCTCCTGAACGCCTCACAGCGAGCCACCTGTGA